The following are from one region of the Ptychodera flava strain L36383 chromosome 15, AS_Pfla_20210202, whole genome shotgun sequence genome:
- the LOC139151755 gene encoding netrin receptor UNC5A-like produces MLGRRLLIVVCHVFIHNEFIRTVVLVSCCSAFLFHHVFAKPYITGFLNHAETAFLLLLITIGLINTVDAFCYSYGATACKPGQHILKDMCILSCVLALVPLMIPLIALLRRCVHKSLRRLPCCKEFTKLKLHSEDQSSTTSDVHALLSEDIDEESEDRQRSRTASQSINTPGTNGPRRPRIYSHTVLDNGPSSLLADVTTFGADCTDGGSILQEPLMLPPSPESNGSEPNRVNVNVPEREKGRTTKSGAGTDKEDAAATNDRLLRRMREENVYLKACLQQLAKILSAANDPEILSSTNFTTTVFAAGVFNYEGGHLTIEQAGVNLFIPPGALSEDDGHQQFYVYVSTIDSEYPRLADNQTALSPVIRLGPPGFRFQKHVLLSVKNCIDSKQPGSLKLFGSHTDIDELVDWYDTSERQQTLCIAQGEDAISFIHQLSMYCVISDVTSCNYNVHIFMTAINNTYTRIRVRISRDTPADVELVKMKEQAGDNYQYKDQRMVVLHKTDGDYKIELTEVSPKTWNLVDGESVKIISKESLWMNNQGGGPCPGVTYLLERGHQQGFRQISGAIELKKMGNKTPICTLAFKDDLASP; encoded by the exons ATGCTTGGTCGTCGTTTACTCATAGTGGTATGCCATGTTTTCATCCACAATGAATTCATCAGAACAGTTGTCCTGGTGAGTTGCTGTTCGGCATTCCtttttcaccatgtttttgCAAAGCCATACATCACTGGATTCCTCAACCACGCAGAGACCGCGTTCTTGCTGTTGCTGATCACCATAGGACTCATCAATACGGTCGATGCTTTCTGTTATTCCTACGGAGCAACCGCCTGCAAGCCCGGCCAACACATTCTcaaagatatgtgcatattgtCATGCGTCTTAGCTCTTGTTCCTCTTATGATCCCTTTAATCGCCTTGCTTCGTCGCTGTGTTCACAAGAGCCTCCGTCGATTGCCCTGCTGCAAAGAATTCACCAAGCTCAAGTTGCACTCTGAAGACCAGTCGTCGACCACATCTGATGTCCATGCACTGCTTTCTGAAGACATCGACGAAGAGAGCGAGGACAGACAGAGAAGTCGAACGGCATCACAGAGCATCAACACTCCTGGAACAAACGGACCAAGAAGACCCCGGATTTATTCCCACACCGTACTAGACAATGGGCCGTCTTCGTTGCTCGCAGACGTCACCACATTTGGTGCCGATTGCACAGACGGTGGTTCGATTTTACAGGAGCCACTCATGTTACCTCCAAGTCCAGAAAGTAACGGCAGTGAACCTAATCGTGTCAATGTCAATGTACCTGAAAGAGAGAAGGGTCGTACAACTAAATCAGGCGCGGGAACTGATAAGGAGGATGCGGCAGCAACGAACGACAGACTCCTCCGTAGAATGAGAGAGGAAAATGTATACCTTAAGGCCTGCCTTCAGCAATTGGCCAAAATCCTCAGCGCGGCGAACGACCCCGAAATACTATCATCCACCAACTTCACAACAACGGTGTTCGCAGCAGGTGTTTTCAACTACGAAGGAGGGCATCTAACCATAGAACAAGCAGGGGTGAACCTGTTCATACCACCGGGCGCCCTCTCGGAAGACGACGGCCACCAACAGTTCTACGTCTACGTGTCGACCATCGACAGTGAATATCCGAGACTGGCTGACAACCAGACGGCCCTCTCTCCGGTCATCCGCTTAGGTCCACCTGGGTTCCGTTTCCAGAAGCACGTGCTGCTCTCAGTCAAGAACTGCATCGATTCAAAGCAGCCTGGAAGCCTCAAACTGTTTGGAAGTCACACCGACATCGACGAACTCGTTGATTGGTACGACACAAGCGAAAGACAACAAACTCTGTGCATCGCGCAGGGAGAGGACGCCATATCCTTCATCCACCAGTTGTCAATGTATTGCGTCATCAGTGACGTGACTAGTTGCAATTACAATGTCCACATCTTCATGACGGCCATCAATAACACCTACACAAGAATTCGAGTAAGGATTTCCAGGGATACACCTGCTGATGTTGAG ttGGTGAAGATGAAGGAACAAGCCGGTGACAATTACCAGTACAAAGACCAGCGTATGGTTGTCTTGCATAAAACTGACGGCGATTACAAGATCGAACTCACAGAGGTTAGCCCGAAAACTTGGAACTTAGTTGACGGCGAAAGCGTCAAG ATCATATCGAAGGAATCACTGTGGATGAATAACCAAGGAGGTGGCCCTTGTCCGGGTGTGACGTATCTACTTGAACGTGGACATCAACAAGGATTCCGTCAAATCAGCGGAGCCATCGAGCTGAAGAAAATGGGAAACAAGACACCGATTTGTACTCTAGCTTTTAAAGACGATCTGGCCTCACCTTGA